One Vicia villosa cultivar HV-30 ecotype Madison, WI linkage group LG5, Vvil1.0, whole genome shotgun sequence genomic window, tttgcttggtaattaagcagcgagtcaatgctctggtcatgtaacactgggtagcttagacattgaactcatgttctaattgtttatgtattttgttataacttgtgaacttgtttaattggttacttgttgttgagaggctttgggccaaatattatgattatggttattttatgagttgtttatggagatatgatcatggtatgggacatgtatcatttatatgaaacacacgagtattactttccgctgttaatgcatattctggatgaattatgattatatgtcaggtgttatttgaaatgaccaggtgtattgtattttgtggataaatgttgtcggtttttaaaagcttttagtttttgaaaacgtcgatgtgacgccctttttaattatatgcatgcttattctctgattatatgcttattatttatggggtaaaaaggggtgttacacctcCTTCCGTGCAACCTTCTACACCCCCACCAACTATGACGATCGCACCACCTTGTCCTACTACACCACCACCTACAAAAAATCCATCCGCACCCCCTTCAAATCCTATGACAACACCTCCCATAGTCTCTCCTTCCACACCACCGCCAAGTCCTACGGCAACACCCCCTATGATCTCTCCTTCCACACCACCACCAAGATATTTGATACCCCCGCCTAAGATAACTCCTACGACGTCACCTACTTGTCAAATAGGAAGATTGAGTGTTTGTGCCAATGTGTTGAATGTTGTGAATGTAGGTATTGGACAAGATACTAAGCCTTGTTGCAACCTCATCAATGGTCTTATTGACCTCGAAGCCTCTATATGTCTATGCGCTGCACTTAAGGCTAATATCTTGGGAATCATCATTATTGTGTAAGTAACAGATATGCCTaagaagggggggggggtgaattaggttttcaaaaattaatcggttttatgagaatttctttacaaatttttggttaagtgtttgaaggcttttgatggttttatctttttcttagtaatggtaatgaaagcggtaaaagcggaaagataaagaacacaacgatatatactggttcccctcacaatccgagagtactccagtcctttcaaacacgaaagagatttcactatagttagaatgattgtacaaacctatgcctactatctaacctatagggtgatcaaaggttcttaaaacctttaagatcaatcaacactaatgtggatgaagaataatcctcttcaaacacaccacttacttccaacaatcctggatagtaaggaaacaatattctttaaatttttacaagagtttttgtatgaagtttgtagagcaatatcaatcttggattgatcttcttcttcaaataaacaattctcaaaatgaatataagtgttcacaatgtatgcatgaaactttgaatgaattttcaatgaaaatgtgtatagaaagtttcacttgaaaaagagtatttgatgaacacttggaaatattgaaagatgaagaatatatggtttatgaattgttaatgaagaaggtgattaatgattatgaaagatgtagtatttataatgtgttaaacacctctttgaatggttatttt contains:
- the LOC131605443 gene encoding pEARLI1-like lipid transfer protein 3; protein product: MTIAPPCPTTPPPTKNPSAPPSNPMTTPPIVSPSTPPPSPTATPPMISPSTPPPRYLIPPPKITPTTSPTCQIGRLSVCANVLNVVNVGIGQDTKPCCNLINGLIDLEASICLCAALKANILGIIIIV